A window of the Halopseudomonas phragmitis genome harbors these coding sequences:
- a CDS encoding PHA/PHB synthase family protein, translated as MPERSIHDPNQASADMADSLLSLLRTLPQQPCHHARHTLALFQQLGQLLRTPDSAAAALPPGLHPGWQQPLRHKALQAWQLWQQQSRTWLEGLQLAEAERERLALLGRLLADSLSPHNSPLNPELAQAWSNGPCAPLRQGLQRLRQDLLLDRPLPPLNDEDAFQVGRDLATCPGQVVARTARYELIQYQASTPRVREYPLLIIPPPLNRYYLLDLTPDTSLIRYALEQGIQIFVISWRNPNPSHCDWGLPDYAASCAEALEACRQLSASSKVSLLGICAGGLVTRQLLQLLSSRDELEQLASLSFWVTPQNPQHPSDLTRLAGPASRQQLRRTVWRQGCLTPRQLCSAFAWLRPGQLVWPQAMQRYLQGQPTRPDPVLFWNQDSTRLPAQLVDDLLGWLESGVENRPAIPGQIPSWHLGAEQDHIVPWRQSFPETPNPNATFILCRGGHIQGLISPPGRPRAGYRQSPVSTTVEHWEQASSTHEGSWWPAWCQWLHDHSGPHQPAPATPGNAQHPALAPAPGRYVHLL; from the coding sequence ATGCCCGAACGCAGTATCCATGACCCCAATCAAGCGTCCGCCGACATGGCGGACAGCCTGCTGTCGCTATTGCGTACCCTGCCCCAGCAACCTTGCCATCACGCCCGTCACACGCTGGCTCTGTTCCAGCAACTTGGCCAGCTTCTGCGCACACCCGACAGCGCCGCAGCAGCGCTGCCACCGGGTTTGCATCCCGGCTGGCAGCAGCCACTGCGTCACAAAGCCCTGCAAGCCTGGCAACTCTGGCAGCAACAAAGCCGGACCTGGCTCGAAGGCCTGCAATTAGCCGAGGCCGAGCGCGAGCGCCTGGCGTTACTCGGCAGGCTGCTGGCCGACAGCCTGTCGCCGCACAACAGCCCACTCAATCCAGAACTGGCACAGGCCTGGAGTAATGGCCCCTGCGCGCCTCTGCGCCAAGGGCTGCAACGGCTGCGCCAGGATCTGCTGCTGGATCGACCGCTACCGCCACTCAATGATGAAGACGCTTTCCAGGTCGGCCGCGATCTGGCGACCTGTCCAGGCCAGGTGGTCGCACGCACCGCGCGCTACGAGCTGATTCAATATCAGGCCAGCACGCCCAGAGTGCGGGAGTACCCGCTACTGATCATACCGCCGCCGCTCAACCGCTATTACCTGCTCGATCTGACTCCTGACACCAGCCTGATCCGCTACGCTCTGGAGCAGGGCATCCAGATCTTTGTCATCAGTTGGCGCAACCCCAATCCCAGCCACTGCGACTGGGGCCTGCCCGATTATGCCGCCAGCTGCGCCGAGGCCCTTGAGGCTTGCCGGCAGCTCAGTGCCAGCAGTAAGGTCTCGTTGTTGGGTATCTGTGCCGGCGGGCTGGTAACCCGGCAACTGCTGCAGTTGCTCAGTAGCCGGGACGAACTCGAACAATTGGCCAGCCTCAGTTTCTGGGTAACGCCGCAGAATCCACAGCATCCCAGCGACCTGACCCGTCTGGCCGGGCCAGCCAGCCGCCAGCAATTACGCCGAACGGTCTGGCGCCAGGGCTGCCTGACGCCACGACAGCTGTGCAGCGCCTTCGCCTGGCTGCGCCCTGGACAACTGGTCTGGCCGCAGGCCATGCAGCGCTACCTGCAGGGCCAGCCAACCCGCCCCGACCCGGTGCTGTTCTGGAACCAGGACAGCACCCGGCTACCAGCCCAACTGGTCGATGACTTACTAGGCTGGCTGGAGTCCGGCGTCGAAAACCGGCCGGCGATACCCGGTCAGATACCCAGCTGGCACCTGGGCGCCGAACAGGACCATATCGTGCCCTGGCGTCAGAGCTTTCCGGAAACGCCAAACCCCAACGCCACCTTTATCCTGTGTCGCGGCGGACACATTCAAGGGCTGATCAGCCCTCCCGGGCGCCCACGCGCCGGTTATCGCCAAAGCCCAGTCAGCACCACAGTGGAACATTGGGAACAGGCCAGCAGCACACACGAAGGCAGTTGGTGGCCAGCCTGGTGCCAATGGCTGCACGACCACAGCGGCCCCCATCAACCGGCACCGGCAACACCAGGCAACGCGCAACATCCAGCACTGGCACCAGCCCCTGGCCGTTATGTGCACCTTCTTTAA
- a CDS encoding TetR/AcrR family transcriptional regulator produces the protein MKTRDRILACALELFNEQGEPNVTTLEIANELDISPGNLYYHFKGKEALLEALLEAFLEHTRGLLRVEAMPDELEPEDYWLFLHLLLEAIITYRFLFQDLSNLMGRHTFIQRAMRQWLQALRQSLEHLLHSLQRSGALTLDDDSLLWLLDNQSQTLLFWFDYQRIAYGDEQADPVQAVIQVMSPLQPYLASPAQEWWAMLILRYRRQV, from the coding sequence ATGAAAACCCGCGACCGGATCCTGGCCTGTGCACTCGAACTGTTCAACGAGCAGGGCGAGCCCAATGTCACCACCCTGGAGATAGCCAACGAACTGGATATCAGCCCGGGCAACCTCTACTACCACTTCAAGGGCAAGGAGGCATTGCTGGAAGCCTTGCTCGAGGCGTTTCTCGAGCATACCCGCGGACTGCTGCGGGTCGAGGCCATGCCCGATGAACTGGAACCGGAAGACTACTGGCTGTTCCTGCACCTGTTGCTCGAGGCGATCATCACCTACCGCTTCCTGTTCCAGGATCTGTCCAACCTGATGGGCCGTCACACCTTTATCCAGCGCGCCATGCGCCAATGGCTACAGGCCTTGCGCCAAAGCCTGGAGCACCTGCTGCACAGCTTGCAGCGCAGCGGTGCCCTGACACTTGATGACGACAGCCTGCTGTGGCTGCTGGACAATCAATCCCAGACCCTGCTGTTCTGGTTCGACTATCAGCGCATCGCCTACGGTGATGAGCAGGCCGACCCGGTCCAGGCCGTCATTCAGGTCATGAGTCCGCTGCAACCATACCTGGCCTCACCGGCCCAGGAATGGTGGGCCATGCTGATCCTGCGCTATCGACGTCAAGTCTGA
- a CDS encoding phasin family protein has translation MAGKKKQEKDAGWVSEIEKYSRQIWLAGLGAYAKMGKEGVKLFEGLIKDGEAAEKAAKAEIDKQVEAIKGKADKGKKDSLDAAKTKVEKAKDKVTGKWSELEEAFDKRLNNAVSRLGVPSRDEIKALNAKVDELTKLIGQLSGTKAPAAKVAPKATPKAAAKPAAKPAAAKPAAKPKPAAKAAAAKAPAAKPVAKPAAKPAAPAKPKAAAKPKAPAKPRAPAKPKATPAATKAAEPAPSAAPAATPAAAPAAPSTPASTS, from the coding sequence ATGGCGGGTAAGAAGAAACAGGAAAAGGACGCTGGCTGGGTCAGCGAGATCGAGAAGTACTCGCGGCAGATCTGGTTGGCTGGTTTGGGCGCATACGCCAAGATGGGCAAGGAGGGCGTCAAGCTCTTCGAAGGCCTGATCAAGGACGGCGAGGCGGCTGAAAAGGCTGCCAAGGCTGAGATCGACAAACAGGTTGAAGCGATCAAGGGCAAGGCTGACAAAGGCAAGAAAGACTCGCTGGATGCGGCCAAGACCAAGGTCGAGAAGGCTAAGGACAAGGTCACTGGCAAGTGGAGTGAGCTGGAAGAAGCCTTTGACAAGCGTCTGAATAATGCTGTGTCCCGCCTGGGGGTTCCCTCCCGTGATGAGATCAAGGCGCTTAATGCTAAGGTCGATGAGCTGACCAAGCTGATTGGTCAGTTGTCTGGCACCAAGGCGCCGGCTGCCAAGGTCGCGCCCAAGGCTACGCCGAAGGCTGCAGCCAAACCGGCCGCCAAACCGGCGGCAGCGAAACCGGCAGCCAAGCCCAAGCCTGCAGCGAAAGCGGCCGCAGCCAAAGCCCCGGCGGCCAAGCCTGTAGCCAAGCCCGCGGCAAAACCGGCAGCGCCAGCCAAGCCCAAGGCAGCGGCCAAGCCGAAAGCGCCGGCCAAGCCTCGGGCGCCAGCCAAACCCAAGGCGACCCCGGCTGCAACCAAGGCGGCTGAGCCGGCTCCGAGTGCTGCGCCAGCAGCGACTCCGGCCGCAGCTCCGGCTGCACCGAGCACGCCGGCCAGCACTAGCTGA
- a CDS encoding phasin family protein — translation MAKTTAKKVEETTASLVSDVKSYAHQIWLAGLGAYAKAGKEGAEYFKLLVSEGEAAEKQGKELIAARLEAANSKIESFKEKARETVQSKTGVQLSKVEEVFDDRVASALGRMGIPSKKDIDLLSAKLDDLSAALKSLQSK, via the coding sequence ATGGCCAAAACCACCGCCAAGAAAGTTGAAGAAACCACCGCTTCGCTGGTCAGCGACGTGAAGAGCTACGCCCATCAGATCTGGCTGGCAGGCCTGGGTGCCTATGCCAAGGCCGGCAAAGAAGGCGCTGAATACTTCAAGCTGCTGGTCAGCGAAGGCGAAGCTGCCGAGAAGCAGGGCAAGGAGCTGATTGCTGCGCGCCTGGAAGCGGCCAACAGCAAGATTGAAAGCTTCAAGGAAAAGGCCCGGGAAACCGTGCAGTCGAAAACCGGCGTGCAGCTGAGCAAGGTTGAAGAAGTGTTCGACGATCGGGTTGCCTCGGCCCTGGGCCGGATGGGTATTCCGAGCAAGAAGGACATTGACCTGCTGTCTGCTAAGCTTGATGATCTGAGTGCTGCACTCAAGTCACTGCAAAGCAAGTAA
- a CDS encoding polyhydroxyalkanoic acid system family protein, with protein sequence MATVDITREHSLGKDVARERAQLLADKLAQKLDAKCEWCGDELTFKRSGADGSILVSDDSVRVKVKLGLMLTPMAGMVKSEIEKALDKYLA encoded by the coding sequence ATGGCCACCGTAGACATTACCCGTGAACACAGCTTGGGCAAGGACGTTGCCCGCGAACGCGCTCAGCTATTGGCCGACAAGCTGGCGCAAAAGCTGGATGCCAAGTGTGAGTGGTGCGGCGACGAGTTGACCTTCAAGCGCAGCGGCGCCGATGGTTCGATCCTGGTCAGCGATGACAGCGTGCGGGTCAAGGTCAAGCTGGGGCTGATGCTGACCCCGATGGCCGGGATGGTCAAAAGCGAAATCGAAAAGGCCCTGGACAAGTATCTGGCCTGA
- the ubiE gene encoding bifunctional demethylmenaquinone methyltransferase/2-methoxy-6-polyprenyl-1,4-benzoquinol methylase UbiE, translating into MNKHNDSERTTHFGYQTVAESEKANKVAEVFHSVAAKYDLMNDLMSAGIHRLWKRFTIELSGVRQGNRVLDIAGGTGDLTRKFSRLVGPEGEVVLADINASMLKVGRDRLLDKGVAGNVRFVQADAEALPFPDNHFDCITIAFGLRNVTHKDRALESMLRVLKPGGRLLVLEFSKPGNPLLSKAYDQYSFTLMPLMGKLVTNDAESYRYLAESIRMHPDQETLKAMMEEAGFARVSYHNMTGGIVALHRGIKP; encoded by the coding sequence ATGAACAAGCACAACGATTCCGAGCGCACTACCCATTTTGGCTACCAGACGGTGGCCGAATCGGAAAAGGCCAACAAGGTCGCCGAAGTGTTCCACTCGGTCGCAGCCAAGTATGACCTGATGAACGATCTGATGTCCGCCGGTATCCATCGGTTATGGAAACGCTTCACCATCGAACTGTCCGGCGTGCGCCAGGGCAACCGGGTGCTGGACATCGCCGGCGGCACCGGCGATCTGACTCGCAAGTTTTCGCGTCTGGTCGGCCCGGAAGGCGAGGTGGTGCTGGCTGATATCAACGCCTCGATGCTCAAGGTCGGACGCGACCGGCTGCTCGACAAGGGCGTGGCTGGCAATGTGCGCTTCGTCCAGGCCGACGCCGAGGCCCTGCCGTTCCCGGACAACCACTTCGACTGCATCACCATTGCCTTCGGCCTGCGCAACGTCACCCACAAGGACCGTGCGCTGGAGTCAATGCTGCGGGTACTCAAGCCAGGTGGTCGCCTGCTGGTGCTGGAGTTTTCCAAACCGGGCAACCCGCTGCTGTCCAAGGCCTACGACCAGTATTCGTTCACCCTGATGCCGCTGATGGGCAAGCTGGTGACCAACGATGCCGAAAGCTACCGCTACCTGGCCGAATCGATCCGCATGCATCCGGATCAGGAAACCCTCAAGGCGATGATGGAAGAGGCCGGCTTTGCCCGGGTCAGTTACCACAACATGACCGGCGGGATCGTTGCCCTGCACCGGGGAATCAAGCCCTGA
- a CDS encoding ubiquinone biosynthesis accessory factor UbiJ: MLTQALLAGIERSLALAVARDPVTAQRLGRLAGKVLLIQARDPDWQLCLLPDADGIQLLASAELEPDCTLSAPSALLARLALSSQRQRLLQDPALTLTGDSQVLISLQNIIADLRLDGEAELARWVGPVVAPLIVKLLRHGRDWAGQTHDSLTRTLGEYLTEESRQLIGRDEADVASRKLYDLRLRLERLEARVNQLGPTDPETPDA, translated from the coding sequence ATGCTGACCCAGGCTCTGCTCGCCGGGATCGAACGCAGTCTGGCGCTGGCCGTTGCCCGCGACCCGGTGACCGCCCAACGGCTTGGCCGACTGGCCGGCAAGGTACTGTTGATCCAGGCCCGCGACCCTGACTGGCAGCTGTGCCTGCTCCCCGACGCCGACGGTATTCAGTTGCTGGCCAGCGCCGAACTTGAGCCAGACTGCACGCTGAGCGCGCCCAGCGCGCTGTTGGCCCGGCTGGCCCTGAGCAGTCAGCGCCAACGCCTGTTGCAGGATCCGGCCCTGACCCTCACAGGTGACAGCCAGGTACTGATCAGCCTGCAAAACATCATCGCTGACCTGCGTCTGGACGGCGAAGCCGAGCTGGCCCGCTGGGTCGGTCCGGTGGTCGCCCCACTGATCGTCAAGCTGCTGCGCCATGGTCGTGACTGGGCCGGCCAGACCCACGACAGCCTGACCCGAACCCTGGGCGAGTACCTGACCGAAGAGTCGCGCCAACTGATCGGTCGCGACGAAGCCGATGTCGCCAGCCGCAAACTTTACGACCTGCGGCTGCGCCTGGAGCGCCTGGAAGCCCGCGTCAATCAACTTGGCCCCACGGACCCGGAAACGCCCGACGCATGA
- the ubiB gene encoding ubiquinone biosynthesis regulatory protein kinase UbiB, translating to MNLTALLRLLRILQIFIRYRLDQLLSPLPLPWLARLLLAIGPWRLRPAPRQLSRGERLRRACEDLGPVFIKFGQILSTRRDLLPDDIALELAHLQDKVPPFPADQARQRIEQQLGQPIEQVFASFSDQPLASASVAQVHAARLKDGSEVVVKVIRPGIGEIIDQDIQWLFLAARALEKLSSEGRRLRPVEVVSDYEKTIFDELDLLREAANASQLRRNFEDSPLLYVPRIYWDWCRHKVLVMERITGIPVTDLEALADQRTDMRKLAERGVEIFFTQVFRDSFFHADMHPGNIFVAHKHPWEPQYIAIDFGIVGSLTPEDQTYLARNLMAFFKRDYRRVAQLHIDSGWVPADTRVNEFEAAIRSVCEPIFERPLKDISFGQLLLRLFQTARRFNMEVQPQLVLLQKTLLNIEGLGRQLYPDLDLWTTAQPYLERWMRERALPQQQWRHAQQHLERLPLLLDNAQQALQHLAHPQPARSAHSRSVWPLRLAGLLLLGFGAAGLGLNPGDWSQTPAIHWLSGAIGAWLILRR from the coding sequence ATGAACCTGACCGCCTTGCTGCGCCTGCTGCGCATCCTGCAGATCTTTATCCGCTATCGCCTCGACCAGTTGCTGAGCCCGCTGCCGCTACCTTGGCTGGCGCGCCTGCTACTGGCCATCGGTCCCTGGCGACTGCGTCCGGCGCCGCGCCAGCTCAGCCGCGGCGAGCGGCTGCGGCGGGCCTGCGAGGACCTGGGTCCGGTGTTCATCAAGTTCGGTCAGATTCTTTCGACCCGCCGCGATCTGCTACCTGACGACATCGCCCTGGAACTGGCCCACTTGCAGGACAAGGTACCGCCATTCCCGGCTGATCAGGCCCGGCAGCGGATCGAGCAACAGCTCGGCCAACCGATCGAGCAGGTTTTCGCCAGTTTCAGTGATCAGCCACTGGCCTCAGCCTCGGTGGCTCAGGTGCATGCCGCCCGACTCAAGGATGGCAGCGAAGTGGTGGTCAAGGTCATTCGCCCGGGCATCGGCGAGATCATCGACCAGGATATCCAGTGGCTGTTCCTGGCCGCTCGAGCCCTGGAAAAGCTCTCCAGTGAAGGCCGGCGGCTGCGCCCGGTCGAAGTGGTCAGCGACTATGAAAAAACCATCTTCGACGAACTTGATCTGCTGCGCGAGGCAGCCAACGCTTCGCAACTGCGACGCAACTTCGAAGACTCGCCACTACTCTATGTACCGCGCATCTACTGGGACTGGTGCCGCCACAAGGTACTGGTCATGGAACGCATCACCGGCATCCCGGTGACCGACCTGGAGGCTCTGGCCGATCAACGCACCGACATGCGCAAGCTGGCCGAGCGCGGCGTGGAAATCTTCTTCACCCAGGTGTTCCGCGACAGCTTCTTCCATGCCGACATGCACCCGGGCAACATTTTCGTTGCCCACAAGCACCCGTGGGAGCCGCAGTACATCGCCATCGACTTCGGCATCGTTGGCAGCCTCACACCCGAAGATCAGACCTACCTGGCGCGCAACCTGATGGCCTTCTTCAAGCGCGACTACCGCCGGGTCGCGCAATTGCACATCGACTCCGGCTGGGTACCCGCCGACACCCGGGTCAACGAATTCGAGGCAGCAATCCGCAGCGTCTGCGAGCCGATCTTCGAACGTCCGCTCAAGGACATTTCTTTCGGTCAGTTGCTGCTGCGACTGTTCCAGACCGCCCGGCGCTTCAATATGGAGGTCCAGCCGCAACTGGTGTTGCTGCAAAAGACCCTGCTCAACATCGAGGGCTTGGGACGCCAGCTCTACCCCGATCTCGATCTGTGGACAACCGCCCAGCCCTATCTGGAGCGCTGGATGCGTGAACGGGCACTGCCCCAACAGCAATGGCGCCATGCCCAGCAACACCTGGAACGTCTGCCGCTGCTACTGGACAACGCTCAGCAGGCGCTGCAGCACCTGGCTCACCCGCAGCCGGCCCGTTCAGCACACAGCCGGTCGGTCTGGCCTTTGCGCCTGGCCGGGCTGCTACTGCTCGGATTCGGCGCCGCCGGGCTGGGCCTGAATCCCGGCGACTGGAGCCAGACGCCGGCCATACACTGGCTCAGCGGCGCCATTGGCGCCTGGCTGATACTGCGCCGCTAG
- the hisI gene encoding phosphoribosyl-AMP cyclohydrolase — translation MNPISNDTAWLDCIKWDADGLVPAIAQDVHTQRVLMVAWMNREALRLTAEEGRGIYWSRSRQKLWRKGEESGHVQVLHELRLDCDADVIILMVEQLGGIACHTGRQSCFYRVWKDGQWQVVDPVLKHPEQIYEHKHE, via the coding sequence ATGAACCCGATATCCAACGACACCGCCTGGCTGGACTGCATCAAATGGGATGCTGACGGTCTGGTTCCTGCCATCGCCCAGGACGTACACACCCAACGCGTACTGATGGTGGCCTGGATGAACCGTGAAGCGCTGCGCCTGACCGCCGAGGAAGGGCGCGGCATCTATTGGTCTCGCTCACGGCAAAAGCTGTGGCGCAAGGGCGAGGAGTCCGGCCACGTGCAGGTACTGCATGAACTGCGCCTGGACTGCGACGCCGATGTGATCATCCTGATGGTCGAACAGTTGGGCGGCATCGCCTGTCATACCGGCCGTCAGAGCTGCTTCTACCGGGTCTGGAAAGATGGCCAGTGGCAGGTGGTAGACCCGGTGCTCAAGCACCCCGAACAGATCTACGAGCACAAACATGAGTGA
- a CDS encoding phosphoribosyl-ATP diphosphatase, with protein MSDTLTRLAAVLEQRKQASADGSYVASLHAKGLNKILEKVGEECTETLLAAKDCEHRDDKSELVYETADLWFHSLVMLSHLGLGPDDILKELERRFDLSGLEEKASRQHK; from the coding sequence ATGAGTGATACTCTGACCCGCCTGGCCGCGGTTCTGGAACAGCGCAAGCAGGCCAGTGCCGACGGCTCCTATGTCGCCAGCCTGCACGCCAAGGGCCTGAACAAGATTCTGGAGAAAGTCGGCGAGGAATGCACCGAAACCCTGCTGGCGGCCAAGGATTGCGAGCACCGTGACGACAAGTCGGAGCTGGTTTACGAAACCGCCGACCTGTGGTTTCACAGCCTGGTCATGCTCAGCCATCTGGGCCTGGGCCCGGACGACATATTGAAAGAACTGGAACGCCGCTTCGACCTGTCCGGTCTTGAAGAGAAAGCGTCCCGTCAACACAAATAG
- the tatA gene encoding twin-arginine translocase TatA/TatE family subunit: protein MGFGGISLWQLLIILLIVILLFGTKRLKGIGSDLGEAIKGFRKSVNQDEDKPANDSIEKKDADTIDVTAEKKQDSQSKD, encoded by the coding sequence ATGGGTTTTGGCGGCATCAGCCTGTGGCAACTGTTGATCATTCTGCTGATCGTGATCCTGCTGTTTGGCACCAAGCGGCTCAAAGGCATCGGCAGCGATCTGGGCGAAGCGATCAAGGGCTTTCGCAAATCGGTCAATCAGGACGAAGACAAGCCAGCTAACGACAGCATCGAGAAGAAAGACGCCGATACCATCGACGTCACCGCCGAAAAGAAACAGGACAGCCAGTCCAAGGACTGA
- the tatB gene encoding Sec-independent protein translocase protein TatB, which translates to MFDIGFIEMLVVAIIALLVLGPERLPGAVRTVGLTIGRIKRGFSEVREQVEREIGADELRQQLHNERIMAELEKQALGKSSNVKRNGNQNVTTDAQTDTPDQPSTAPDHDSPAPRDEQR; encoded by the coding sequence ATGTTCGATATCGGTTTCATCGAAATGCTGGTGGTGGCCATCATCGCCCTGCTGGTGCTCGGTCCCGAGCGCCTGCCTGGTGCTGTGCGCACCGTGGGCCTGACCATTGGCCGGATCAAGCGTGGCTTCAGTGAAGTGCGCGAGCAGGTCGAGCGTGAAATCGGTGCCGACGAACTGCGCCAGCAACTGCACAACGAACGGATCATGGCCGAGCTGGAGAAGCAGGCCCTGGGCAAAAGCTCCAACGTGAAACGCAACGGTAACCAGAACGTCACGACCGATGCGCAGACTGACACACCGGACCAGCCCAGCACAGCTCCTGACCATGACAGCCCAGCACCCCGTGATGAACAGCGATAA
- the tatC gene encoding twin-arginine translocase subunit TatC, translating to MNSDNKPTPAADDMPLVAHLTELRSRLLRIILVWLLIFAGLFYFANDLYTFISEPLRVYLPEGTSMIATDVASPFLTPFKLALVCALFIAMPFVLHQLWGFIAPGLYKHEKRLAVPLLVSSILLFYAGMAFAYYVVFPLVFGFFTSTAPAGVAVMTDINKYLDFVLTLFLAFGLAFEIPVATVLLVLSGAVTVEKLGRIRPYVVVGCFVIGMVLTPPDVISQTLLALPMWLLYEVGILFSRFIRPRPSGSDESPPAA from the coding sequence ATGAACAGCGATAACAAGCCCACACCTGCAGCCGACGACATGCCGCTGGTCGCTCACCTGACCGAGCTGCGCTCCCGGCTGCTGCGCATCATCCTGGTCTGGCTGCTGATCTTTGCCGGGCTGTTCTACTTCGCCAACGATCTTTATACCTTTATCTCCGAGCCACTGCGGGTCTATCTGCCTGAAGGCACCAGCATGATCGCCACCGATGTGGCCTCGCCGTTCCTGACCCCGTTCAAGCTGGCCCTGGTCTGTGCGTTGTTCATCGCCATGCCGTTCGTGCTGCACCAGCTCTGGGGCTTCATAGCCCCTGGCCTGTACAAGCACGAAAAGCGTCTGGCGGTGCCGCTGCTGGTGTCCAGCATCCTGCTGTTCTATGCCGGCATGGCGTTCGCCTATTACGTGGTGTTCCCGCTGGTGTTTGGCTTTTTCACCAGTACCGCGCCGGCCGGTGTGGCGGTGATGACCGACATCAACAAGTACCTGGATTTCGTCCTGACTCTGTTTTTGGCCTTCGGCCTGGCGTTCGAGATCCCGGTGGCCACCGTACTACTGGTGCTCAGCGGCGCGGTAACGGTCGAAAAACTTGGCCGCATCCGCCCTTATGTGGTGGTCGGCTGCTTCGTCATCGGCATGGTACTGACCCCGCCGGACGTTATATCCCAGACCCTGCTGGCGCTGCCGATGTGGCTGCTGTACGAAGTCGGCATCCTGTTCAGCCGGTTTATCCGCCCGCGCCCCAGTGGCAGTGACGAGTCCCCGCCAGCGGCATGA